The following are from one region of the Penaeus monodon isolate SGIC_2016 chromosome 19, NSTDA_Pmon_1, whole genome shotgun sequence genome:
- the LOC119584960 gene encoding zinc finger protein interacting with ribonucleoprotein K-like (The sequence of the model RefSeq protein was modified relative to this genomic sequence to represent the inferred CDS: added 80 bases not found in genome assembly) translates to KSQDLLQNGSFLETSNVLLKSKLTTPGEEEDTAKGSFAGDFQKSPDCDNADELQNNVKVTINSSELGVIDQLSKDEIPSVQTDCMPEVQNISTELQTDPKGKSDVKVADEGDRVFNCPKEDACDKAHSSLVSQCQSTISNNSSTNNKSKKAKVAVDRQEKGKESSKKCPVCSKSFPRQSQLKSHLVSHSGTRPFECKICHTKFKYRRNLVEHSSIHNEIPSFICSKCGLTFKQRSNLLKHERIHREKDKHCYHCPHCNNQYTQSSHLRTHIXTLLSDNKGHKCDVCDAVVLCQSSLRRHMATVHANSAKFVCPHCNRGFNNNQNYQGHLRRHSGERPYSCSTCAKTFTTTKALSRHRLIHQGIKSHKCIHCSKAFYELCDLKKHAKRHLKRVKKSNRSLAANKTGENASNSTTQVVTGMNSLNLMVLTESLLFSEPQPLLETSASRVTEILLPDGKLGTPKEVTAEPLLASEVIEADPPNLQQSSMELSKISNMLQPGEEVLTPSPLLPATPVLSAENVEAISVLADTAVLQPPETKTVITTPIDPSRVLQPTDIGVEEELPRPENRNVSLEVQEASQCSSSTDGPTMVVLSSVGASSEYLPVAEQETHTGNSDIDGARHQQGERILSHATW, encoded by the exons GTGAAGAGGAAGATACAGCCAAAGGAAGTTTTGCAGGTGATTTTCAAAAATCACCTGATTGTGACAATGCTGatgaattgcaaaataatgtaaaagttaCCATAAATTCCTCTGAGTTAGGTGTTATTGATCAACTTTCAAAGGATGAAATCCCTTCCGTCCAAACTGATTGTATGCCAGAGGTACAAAATATCTCCACAGAACTTCAGACTGATCCAAAAGGCAAGAGTGATGTCAAGGTTGCAGATGAAGGAGACAGGGTTTTTAACTGTCCTAAAGAAGATGCTTGTGACAAGGCACATTCTTCCTTAGTTTCCCAGTGTCAAAGCACTATTAGTAACAActcaagtacaaataataagagtaagaaagCAAAGGTAGctgtagatagacaagaaaagggaaaagaaagtagCAAGAAATGTCCAGTATGTTCCAAAAGTTTTCCAAGACAGAGTCAACTGAAAAGCCACCTTGTGAGTCACAGCGGAACTAGACCATTCGAGTGCAAGATTTGTCACACTAAATTTAAATATCGTCGGAACCTTGTTGAACATTCCAGCATACACAATGAAATTCCATCCTTCATCTGTTCTAAATGTGGCTTAACATTTAAACAAAGAAGCAA cttacttAAACATGAAAGGATTCATCGGGAAAAAGACAAACACTGTTACCACTGTCCTCACTGTAACAACCAGTACACTCAGTCATCTCATCTAAGAACACACATCN TTACATTACTTTCAGATAACAAGGGACACAAATGCGATGTCTGTGACGCTGTAGTTCTCTGTCAGTCATCTCTGAGACGGCATATGGCAACTGTCCATGCTAATTCAGCCAAGTTTGTCTGTCCACACTGTAATAGAGGCTTTAATAACAATCAGAATTACCAAG GACATCTAAGGCGGCATTCTGGTGAGCGTCCTTACAGTTGCTCCACGTGTGCCAAGACATTCACCACCACGAAGGCCCTAAGTAGGCATCGGTTAATTCATCAGGGAATTAAGAGCCATAAG TGTATCCACTGCAGTAAAGCATTTTATGAATTATGCGACTTAAAGAAGCATGCCAAGCGTCACCTGAAACGTGTGAAGAAATCCAACAGAAGTCTAGCTGCTAATAAAACGGGAGAGAATGCTAGTAACTCTACTACTCAGGTGGTGACTGGTATGAATTCACTTAACTTGATGGTCCTCACAGAGTCTCTGCTCTTTAGTGAGCCCCAACCACTGCTTGAAACATCAGCGTCTAGAGTAACGGAG ATACTTCTGCCAGATGGGAAATTAGGGACACCTAAAGAAGTCACAGCAGAGCCACTTTTGGCTTCAGAGGTTATAGAAGCTGATCCACCAAATCTGCAGCAGTCATCAATGGAATTGTCTAAAATTTCAAACATGCTACAGCCAGGAGAGGAAGTTCtgacaccatcaccattattacctgCTACACCAGTCTTATCTGCAGAAAATGTAGAAGCTATCTCTGTGCTGGCCGACACAGCTGTCCTGCAACCACCCGAAACGAAGACCGTTATCACCACACCCATTGACCCTTCCAGAGTCTTGCAGCCAACAGACATAGGTGTTGAGGAGGAACTCCCCAGACCTGAAAATAGAAATGTAAGTCTAGAAGTACAGGAGGCATCCCAGTGTAGTTCTAGTACTGATGGCCCCACTATGGTTGTGCTTTCATCCGTAGGTGCTTCTTCTGAGTACCTACCTGTTGCTGAACAAGAAACTCACACTGGGAATTCTGACATTGATGGGGCCAGACATCAACAAGGTGAGAGGATCCTTAGCCATGCTACTTGGTAA